A stretch of the Lolium perenne isolate Kyuss_39 chromosome 3, Kyuss_2.0, whole genome shotgun sequence genome encodes the following:
- the LOC127342150 gene encoding DNA topoisomerase 6 subunit A3-like has translation MAALAETTVGGSDLRSFLAKRGVDTAEVDDQALKELDKKYIIARDLAADTVLSKIQNLLGLRHKEDSIVAYEGLTYQLPSRGMEQQEYEPLLRQLCLRRGKVDCCAVSDPKTSRWAKAITAVLSAVQKQLLRGERTSSQFLCYGDKLFGKGHKTVDDALLDICCLLECTWESLNLHHASQGMVIGPVIFTWEDGEVIPCRSFGSSGAYIQPKFSKITAAPGAEVNFVLVVQGASVFDTFAMGRGDLFLREFSCVLVTGGDGQPDITTRAFLRKLKDQLSVPVYALVNPDPEGLSIFCTYKYGSPEGPFDNAGLTVPDIKWIGVHLGDALDLDIEDALPLTKQDVSILEGLCANKYVMGDDLFRTSIHFMLYRGLKSKIEALFYRQCPPSDYIRKEINNHEDI, from the coding sequence ATGGCCGCACTGGCGGAGACGACTGTAGGGGGGAGCGACCTGCGCTCCTTCCTGGCCAAGCGCGGCGTTGACACTGCCGAGGTGGACGACCAGGCTCTCAAGGAGCTGGACAAGAAGTACATCATCGCCAGAGACCTCGCCGCCGACACGGTGCTCTCCAAGATCCAGAACCTGCTGGGGCTGAGGCACAAGGAAGACAGCATCGTCGCCTACGAAGGCCTGACCTACCAGCTTCCGTCTCGTGGCATGGAGCAGCAGGAGTACGAGCCCCTGCTCCGGCAGCTCTGCCTGCGCCGCGGCAAGGTCGATTGTTGCGCGGTCAGCGACCCCAAGACCTCGCGCTGGGCCAAGGCCATCACGGCTGTGCTCTCCGCGGTCCAGAAACAACTCCTCCGTGGCGAGCGCACCAGCAGCCAGTTCCTGTGCTACGGAGATAAGCTCTTCGGCAAGGGGCACAAGACCGTGGATGATGCTCTGCTTGACATATGCTGCCTGCTCGAGTGCACATGGGAATCTCTCAATTTGCATCACGCGTCTCAGGGCATGGTCATTGGGCCAGTGATATTCACATGGGAAGACGGCGAAGTGATCCCTTGCAGGTCCTTTGGTTCGTCTGGAGCCTATATACAGCCGAAATTCTCTAAGATTACTGCCGCACCAGGTGCAGAGGTCAACTTCGTCCTGGTAGTCCAGGGGGCTTCTGTTTTCGACACTTTTGCCATGGGACGGGGCGACCTATTCCTCCGTGAATTCAGCTGCGTGCTCGTCACAGGCGGCGATGGGCAACCGGATATCACCACTCGGGCTTTCTTGCGCAAACTTAAGGATCAACTGTCTGTCCCTGTGTACGCGCTCGTCAATCCGGATCCGGAGGGGCTCTCCATCTTCTGTACATACAAGTATGGATCGCCGGAGGGGCCATTTGACAACGCGGGTCTTACCGTTCCTGACATCAAGTGGATCGGAGTGCATTTAGGTGATGCTCTTGATCTTGACATCGAAGATGCGCTGCCGCTCACCAAACAAGACGTGTCGATTCTGGAAGGATTATGCGCCAACAAGTATGTAATGGGTGATGACCTATTCAGGACCAGCATACATTTCATGTTGTACAGGGGGTTGAAAAGCAAGATCGAAGCTTTGTTCTATCGTCAGTGCCCTCCTTCCGACTACATCCGCAAAGAAATTAACAATCACGAGGACATCTGA